The following proteins are co-located in the Siansivirga zeaxanthinifaciens CC-SAMT-1 genome:
- a CDS encoding DUF2461 domain-containing protein — translation MHQTLSKSVFDYLKKLEKNNNRDWFNDNKTEFRAVEKEVKALYNEVLNDLRIHDDIDKLKIFRIYRDVRFSKNKLPYKTHFGGSFNRVKPKLRGGYYLHMQPNNESFIATGFWEPSPADLLRIRKEFEMDASEMRDILNDTSLKNIWGGLQGDEVKTAPKGFNKDHENIDLIKKKQYIFIKKYTDQEVLSDGFVGSVGEAFKAIRPYFNYMSDVLTTDLNGESLI, via the coding sequence ATGCATCAAACCCTATCAAAATCTGTTTTTGATTATTTAAAGAAACTTGAAAAAAATAATAATCGTGACTGGTTTAACGATAATAAAACAGAATTTAGAGCCGTAGAAAAAGAAGTAAAGGCTCTTTATAATGAGGTTTTAAATGATTTACGAATTCACGACGACATCGATAAATTAAAGATTTTTAGAATATACCGCGATGTTCGGTTCTCTAAAAATAAACTGCCGTACAAAACCCATTTTGGAGGTTCTTTTAATCGTGTAAAGCCAAAATTACGTGGCGGTTATTATTTGCATATGCAACCTAACAACGAAAGTTTTATTGCCACCGGATTTTGGGAACCGTCACCAGCCGATTTATTACGTATTCGTAAAGAATTTGAAATGGATGCCAGCGAAATGCGCGATATTTTAAACGATACCTCATTAAAAAACATTTGGGGTGGCCTTCAAGGAGATGAAGTAAAAACAGCACCTAAAGGCTTTAATAAAGACCATGAAAATATCGATCTCATTAAAAAGAAGCAATACATTTTTATTAAAAAATATACAGACCAAGAAGTTTTAAGTGATGGTTTTGTTGGTAGTGTTGGTGAGGCTTTTAAAGCCATTCGCCCATATTTTAATTATATGAGCGATGTGCTTACTACCGATTTAAATGGGGAATCTCTTATATAA
- a CDS encoding tRNA pseudouridine synthase A, with translation MKKYFYLVTIQYLGYRFHGWQKQPDVKTLHLMVDRTLNFILEGKPFKSLSSGRTDAMVSAECAAFELFLAEPIDNLEAFLELFNYNLPQDIRALTIKEVDAKFNIINHSKIKEYNYLFTFGEKCHPFCAPIMTTFLDDLDIDLMMQGAKLFVGEHYFKSYCFKPTDNGIYKREITTCEIVENTAYTASFFPEKSYLFRVKGKGFMRNQIRLMMGTLVDLGKHKLTLDTIKYSLQDDVFVKMEYIAPASGLILKNIDFE, from the coding sequence ATGAAAAAATATTTTTATTTAGTTACCATTCAATATTTAGGCTACCGTTTTCATGGCTGGCAAAAACAACCCGATGTAAAAACGTTGCATTTAATGGTCGATAGAACCTTAAATTTTATTCTGGAAGGCAAACCATTTAAAAGTTTAAGTTCGGGGAGAACCGATGCCATGGTGTCTGCAGAATGTGCAGCTTTCGAACTTTTTTTGGCCGAACCCATAGATAATTTGGAGGCTTTTTTAGAATTGTTTAATTATAATTTGCCTCAGGATATACGCGCGTTGACTATTAAAGAAGTAGATGCTAAATTCAATATCATTAATCATTCTAAAATAAAAGAGTATAACTACCTCTTTACCTTTGGAGAAAAATGCCATCCATTCTGTGCGCCCATTATGACTACTTTTTTAGACGATTTGGATATAGATTTAATGATGCAGGGCGCTAAGCTTTTTGTAGGCGAACACTATTTTAAATCGTATTGTTTTAAACCAACCGATAATGGTATTTATAAACGGGAAATTACAACTTGCGAAATCGTTGAAAACACAGCCTATACCGCCAGTTTTTTTCCAGAAAAATCTTATCTATTTCGAGTAAAGGGCAAAGGCTTTATGCGAAACCAAATCAGGCTCATGATGGGTACATTAGTTGATTTAGGTAAACATAAATTAACGCTCGACACCATTAAATACAGTTTACAGGATGATGTGTTTGTTAAAATGGAATACATTGCTCCGGCTTCGGGACTTATTCTTAAAAATATCGACTTCGAATAA
- the hisF gene encoding imidazole glycerol phosphate synthase subunit HisF produces MLTKRIIPCLDIKNGRTVKGVNFVDLRDAGDPVELAKQYADVGADELVFLDISATLEARATTLDMVMHVAEQVNIPFTVGGGISSVEHVDALLQCGADKVSINSSAVKRPELVNELADKFGSQCVVVAIDAKQINGNWKVHLDGGSIPTDIDLFEWAKEVEQRGAGEILFTSMDHDGTKNGFANEALAKLSESLNIPIIASGGAGNVQHFVDTFKEGKADAALAASVFHFGEIPIPELKKELKKHNIEVRL; encoded by the coding sequence ATGTTAACAAAACGAATCATACCTTGTTTAGATATTAAAAACGGACGCACCGTAAAAGGCGTTAATTTTGTCGATTTACGAGATGCCGGCGATCCTGTTGAATTAGCTAAACAATATGCCGATGTTGGTGCCGATGAATTAGTTTTTCTAGATATTTCGGCCACTTTAGAAGCGCGAGCTACAACTTTAGATATGGTAATGCATGTTGCAGAGCAAGTGAATATCCCGTTTACGGTTGGTGGCGGTATTTCTTCTGTAGAACATGTTGATGCTTTATTGCAATGTGGAGCAGATAAAGTTTCTATTAATTCTTCGGCTGTTAAACGTCCGGAATTGGTTAATGAATTAGCCGATAAATTTGGCAGCCAATGTGTGGTTGTTGCCATTGATGCGAAACAAATTAACGGAAACTGGAAAGTACATTTAGATGGCGGCAGTATTCCAACAGATATCGATTTATTCGAATGGGCAAAAGAAGTAGAACAACGAGGTGCCGGTGAAATTTTATTCACTTCGATGGATCACGATGGTACTAAAAACGGATTTGCGAATGAAGCGTTGGCAAAACTATCAGAATCATTAAATATTCCAATAATCGCCTCTGGTGGTGCTGGAAATGTTCAACATTTTGTTGATACCTTTAAAGAAGGCAAGGCAGATGCGGCGTTGGCTGCGAGTGTTTTTCATTTTGGAGAAATTCCCATTCCAGAATTAAAAAAAGAATTAAAAAAACATAATATAGAAGTACGACTTTAG
- the hisD gene encoding histidinol dehydrogenase: MQIIINPNKSSWSEVLKRPTQTVGDIETKVIDIFNEVRLNGDEAIAKYTQQFDGIALESNVVTSQEIEKAVATVSDKLKEAIKAAKHNIEVFHSAQKTTRIAVETTKGVACWQEKRPIQKVGLYIPGGTAPLFSTVLMLAVPAQIAGCQDIVLCSPPNKAGELAPEILFAAQLCGVTKIVKVGGIQAIAGLTFGTQLIPQVYKIFGPGNQYVTVAKQLATKYGVAIDMPAGPSELLVVADAKANPAYIASDLLSQAEHGTDSQVLLVSTSKTLINEVSEEVEKQLEVLPRKAIAEKAIANSKLIYVENDALALELINEYGPEHFIICSQNEDFYVNNIANAGSVFIGDYTPESAGDYASGTNHTLPTNGFSKAYSGVNLDSFSKSMTFQKISKEGILNIGETIELMAEAEGLQAHKNAVSIRLKDLK; this comes from the coding sequence ATGCAAATTATTATTAATCCTAATAAAAGTAGTTGGAGCGAGGTTTTAAAACGTCCTACACAAACCGTTGGCGATATTGAAACCAAAGTTATCGATATTTTTAATGAGGTTCGCCTTAATGGTGATGAGGCCATAGCTAAATATACCCAGCAATTTGATGGTATAGCTTTAGAATCGAATGTAGTAACGTCTCAAGAAATTGAAAAGGCGGTTGCTACCGTTTCAGATAAACTTAAAGAAGCTATTAAAGCCGCAAAACACAATATCGAGGTGTTTCATTCAGCTCAAAAAACGACTAGAATAGCGGTAGAAACCACTAAAGGTGTTGCATGCTGGCAAGAAAAACGACCCATTCAAAAAGTAGGTTTATATATACCAGGAGGTACAGCGCCCTTGTTTTCAACGGTTTTAATGTTGGCCGTTCCTGCACAAATAGCAGGATGTCAAGATATTGTGTTGTGTTCACCTCCAAATAAAGCGGGCGAATTAGCGCCAGAAATTTTATTTGCAGCACAACTTTGTGGTGTTACTAAAATTGTTAAAGTAGGTGGTATTCAAGCGATTGCAGGATTAACTTTTGGAACACAACTTATACCACAGGTTTATAAAATATTCGGACCAGGAAATCAGTATGTTACTGTTGCCAAACAATTGGCTACCAAATATGGTGTCGCTATAGATATGCCTGCAGGTCCAAGTGAATTATTAGTCGTTGCCGATGCAAAGGCCAATCCTGCTTATATTGCATCCGATTTATTAAGTCAGGCCGAACATGGCACCGATAGTCAGGTTCTTTTAGTGTCGACTTCTAAAACTCTAATTAACGAAGTGTCTGAAGAAGTTGAAAAACAGTTAGAAGTGCTTCCGCGTAAAGCAATTGCCGAAAAAGCCATAGCCAATTCTAAATTGATTTATGTTGAAAATGATGCTTTGGCTTTGGAGTTAATTAATGAATACGGTCCAGAACATTTTATTATTTGTTCTCAAAATGAAGATTTTTACGTGAATAACATTGCTAATGCCGGCTCGGTATTTATTGGCGATTATACACCAGAAAGTGCGGGCGATTATGCTTCGGGAACTAACCATACTTTACCAACAAACGGCTTTAGTAAAGCGTATTCGGGAGTTAATTTAGATAGTTTTTCTAAGAGTATGACCTTTCAAAAAATATCAAAAGAAGGTATTTTAAATATTGGTGAAACCATCGAATTAATGGCAGAGGCAGAAGGTTTACAAGCCCACAAAAATGCAGTTTCCATTCGTTTAAAGGATTTAAAATAA
- the hisIE gene encoding bifunctional phosphoribosyl-AMP cyclohydrolase/phosphoribosyl-ATP diphosphatase HisIE — protein sequence MTIKYDAHGLVPAIIQDATTKNVLMLGYMNEDAYQKTLETKKVTFFSRSKQRLWTKGEESGNFLNLIDIKNDCDNDTLLIQVNPVGPTCHKGTDNCWGETNTSNYGFFSTLEDVIAERVANKDTNKSYVASLFEKGINKIAQKVGEEAVETVIEAMDNNDELFLYESADLMFHYLMLLQAKGFTLKDIEAELKGRHK from the coding sequence ATGACAATCAAATACGATGCACACGGATTAGTGCCAGCAATCATTCAGGATGCCACCACAAAAAATGTTTTGATGTTGGGATATATGAATGAAGACGCTTATCAAAAAACTTTAGAAACAAAAAAAGTGACGTTTTTTAGTAGAAGTAAACAGCGTCTTTGGACTAAAGGAGAGGAAAGTGGTAACTTTTTAAATCTTATCGATATTAAAAACGACTGCGATAACGATACCTTACTTATTCAGGTAAATCCTGTGGGGCCAACCTGCCATAAAGGAACCGATAATTGCTGGGGAGAAACAAATACTTCAAATTACGGATTCTTTTCTACCTTAGAAGATGTCATTGCAGAACGTGTTGCTAATAAAGACACCAACAAATCGTATGTAGCCAGTTTGTTTGAAAAGGGGATTAATAAAATAGCGCAAAAAGTAGGCGAGGAGGCAGTGGAAACAGTAATCGAAGCTATGGATAATAATGATGAGTTGTTTCTTTACGAATCGGCCGATTTAATGTTTCATTACTTAATGCTGTTACAAGCCAAAGGATTCACTTTAAAAGATATTGAAGCCGAGTTAAAAGGCAGACACAAATAA
- a CDS encoding thioredoxin family protein: MKLKHCIVFAFLAIASYYPLNAQESAETILKNASEVAKKEDKNIFVMFHASWCGWCKKMDKGMNDDACKAFFDANYVITHLTVKESPNNKHLENPGAEDLLIKYKGEKSGIPFWLIFNVEGELLADSFDDKGQNLGCPASKEEVEAFIKKLKNTSSLNERALSIIAEVFTMK; the protein is encoded by the coding sequence ATGAAATTAAAACACTGCATCGTTTTTGCTTTCTTAGCAATTGCTAGTTATTACCCATTAAACGCTCAAGAATCGGCAGAAACAATTTTAAAAAATGCGTCCGAAGTTGCTAAAAAAGAAGATAAAAATATTTTTGTGATGTTTCATGCTTCCTGGTGTGGTTGGTGTAAAAAAATGGATAAAGGCATGAATGATGATGCATGCAAAGCTTTTTTTGATGCAAATTATGTTATAACCCATTTAACAGTAAAAGAATCACCTAACAACAAACATCTTGAAAATCCTGGTGCAGAAGATTTATTAATTAAATACAAGGGCGAAAAAAGCGGCATTCCGTTTTGGTTAATTTTTAATGTCGAAGGCGAATTGTTAGCAGATAGTTTTGATGATAAAGGTCAAAATTTAGGTTGTCCAGCTTCAAAAGAAGAAGTTGAAGCTTTTATTAAAAAACTTAAAAATACATCTTCTTTAAACGAACGAGCCTTAAGTATCATCGCCGAAGTTTTTACAATGAAATAA
- the hisH gene encoding imidazole glycerol phosphate synthase subunit HisH has protein sequence MKLVIINYGAGNIKSIQFAFNRLGVDAILSNNPVEILAADKIIFPGVGEASSAMKMLKESGLDTLIPTLKQPVLGICLGMQLMCKSTEEGNTKGLGIFQTDVKRFSTDLKVPQMGWNVIKNLKSPLFSGIKENEYMYLVHSYYAEHCNETIAATDYGINYASALQHENFYGVQFHPEKSGTEGAKILENFLKL, from the coding sequence GTGAAATTAGTAATTATAAATTATGGCGCAGGAAATATTAAAAGCATTCAATTTGCTTTTAATCGTTTGGGTGTAGATGCGATTTTATCTAACAATCCAGTAGAAATTCTTGCTGCCGATAAAATTATATTTCCAGGCGTTGGAGAAGCAAGCTCGGCCATGAAGATGCTTAAAGAAAGCGGATTGGACACATTAATACCAACTTTAAAACAACCGGTATTAGGTATTTGTCTGGGTATGCAATTAATGTGTAAATCAACAGAAGAAGGCAACACAAAAGGTTTAGGGATTTTTCAAACCGATGTAAAACGATTTTCTACCGATTTAAAAGTACCACAAATGGGATGGAACGTTATAAAAAACCTTAAATCTCCTTTGTTTTCGGGTATCAAAGAAAATGAATACATGTATTTGGTGCACAGTTATTACGCAGAACATTGCAACGAAACCATAGCAGCGACCGACTACGGTATAAATTATGCATCGGCTTTACAACATGAAAACTTTTACGGTGTTCAGTTTCACCCAGAAAAGAGTGGTACAGAAGGCGCAAAAATATTAGAGAATTTTTTAAAGTTATAA
- a CDS encoding acyl-CoA thioesterase, with the protein MRFHTRKWVKPEDLNPNGTLFGGRLLEWIDEEAALYAIIQLENQKVVTKYMSEIDFKASARQGDIVEIGIEVVKFGKASIVLSSEVRNKMTHETIITISNIVMVNLGEDGKAKPHGKVEVEYVADRLK; encoded by the coding sequence ATGAGATTTCACACTAGAAAATGGGTAAAACCAGAAGATTTAAATCCGAATGGTACCTTGTTTGGAGGTCGATTATTAGAATGGATCGACGAAGAAGCTGCTTTGTATGCCATCATTCAACTTGAAAATCAAAAAGTGGTTACCAAATACATGAGTGAAATCGATTTTAAAGCCTCTGCCAGACAAGGTGATATTGTCGAAATTGGTATTGAAGTGGTTAAATTTGGAAAAGCTTCTATTGTATTAAGTAGCGAAGTTAGAAATAAAATGACTCACGAAACAATTATAACCATTTCTAATATTGTTATGGTTAATTTAGGAGAAGATGGCAAAGCCAAACCACACGGAAAAGTAGAAGTAGAGTATGTTGCCGACCGTTTAAAGTAA
- the hisB gene encoding bifunctional histidinol-phosphatase/imidazoleglycerol-phosphate dehydratase HisB yields the protein MKKVLFIDRDGTLVLEPPVDYQLDSLEKLEYYPKVFQFMAKIAKELDYELVMVTNQDGLGTDSFPEDTFWPAHNKIINAFEKEGVVFDAVYIDKTFPHENAPTRKPRTGLLTQYFSEAYDLENSFVLGDRITDMELAKNLGAKGIYLNEDPDLGADEIETSQEEIFNAIALKTTDWEKIYEFLKLKDRVSEITRNTNETKIYIKLNLDGSGKNDIDTGLSFFDHMLDQIGRHGSMDLTIKVDGDLEVDEHHTIEDTMIALGELFNKALGNKLGIERYGFCLPMDDCLAQVAVDFGGRNWLEWDAEFKREKIGDMPTEMFYHLFKSFTDGAKCNLNIKAEGTNEHHKIEGIFKAFAKAMKMAVKRDANKMFLPSTKGML from the coding sequence ATGAAAAAAGTATTATTTATAGATAGAGATGGCACGTTGGTTTTAGAGCCGCCAGTAGATTATCAATTAGATAGTTTAGAGAAATTGGAATATTATCCAAAAGTATTTCAATTTATGGCTAAAATCGCCAAAGAGTTAGATTATGAACTCGTTATGGTTACAAACCAAGACGGTTTGGGTACAGACTCTTTTCCTGAAGATACGTTTTGGCCAGCACACAATAAAATTATAAATGCCTTTGAAAAGGAAGGTGTGGTGTTTGATGCTGTTTACATCGATAAAACTTTTCCGCATGAAAATGCACCAACTCGAAAACCTAGAACGGGTTTGTTAACTCAATATTTTTCGGAGGCTTACGATTTAGAAAACTCTTTTGTTTTAGGCGATAGAATTACCGATATGGAATTGGCTAAAAACCTGGGAGCTAAAGGCATTTATTTAAATGAAGATCCCGATTTGGGCGCCGATGAAATTGAAACCTCTCAAGAAGAAATATTCAATGCCATAGCACTAAAAACTACCGATTGGGAGAAAATATACGAGTTTTTAAAACTGAAAGATCGGGTATCAGAAATCACTAGAAACACCAATGAAACCAAAATTTACATCAAATTAAATTTAGATGGTTCTGGTAAGAATGATATAGATACGGGACTTTCGTTTTTCGATCATATGTTAGACCAAATTGGGCGTCATGGTTCTATGGATTTAACCATTAAAGTTGATGGCGATTTAGAAGTCGATGAGCATCATACCATAGAAGACACTATGATTGCTTTAGGGGAATTGTTTAATAAAGCATTAGGAAATAAATTAGGTATTGAGCGTTACGGATTTTGTTTGCCTATGGACGATTGTCTGGCGCAGGTCGCGGTCGATTTTGGAGGTAGAAACTGGTTAGAATGGGATGCCGAATTTAAACGCGAAAAAATAGGGGATATGCCAACAGAAATGTTTTATCATTTATTTAAATCGTTTACCGATGGTGCGAAGTGTAATTTGAATATAAAAGCCGAAGGCACGAACGAACATCATAAAATTGAAGGCATCTTTAAAGCTTTTGCAAAAGCAATGAAAATGGCTGTAAAACGCGATGCCAATAAGATGTTTTTACCCTCCACAAAAGGGATGCTTTAA
- the hisA gene encoding 1-(5-phosphoribosyl)-5-[(5-phosphoribosylamino)methylideneamino]imidazole-4-carboxamide isomerase, whose translation MRIIPAIDIIDGKCVRLTKGDYDTKKIYNENPLEVAKMFEDAGIQYLHLVDLDGAKAQHIVNYKVLEQITSKTNLKIDFGGGLKTNEDLHIAFNSGAKQITGGSIAVKDPNTFEGWISKYGSEKIILGADSDNGKVSISGWMEQSKEDVIPFIKAYQKKSIQYVICTDISKDGMLEGPSVDLYKQIISECSNSSLGQSIKLIASGGISTIEELPVLKAIGCEGVIIGKAIYENRITLKDLEKYV comes from the coding sequence ATGAGAATTATACCAGCTATAGATATTATTGACGGAAAATGTGTTCGCTTAACAAAAGGCGATTACGACACCAAAAAAATATACAACGAAAACCCTTTAGAAGTTGCTAAAATGTTTGAAGATGCTGGCATACAGTATCTGCATTTGGTAGATTTAGATGGTGCCAAAGCACAACATATTGTAAATTATAAAGTGCTCGAACAAATTACCTCTAAAACTAATTTGAAAATAGATTTTGGAGGCGGTTTAAAAACCAACGAAGATTTGCACATTGCTTTTAATTCTGGAGCGAAACAAATTACTGGCGGCAGTATAGCTGTTAAAGACCCAAATACTTTCGAAGGTTGGATATCTAAATATGGTTCAGAGAAAATTATTTTAGGTGCCGATAGCGATAATGGAAAAGTTTCTATTAGCGGTTGGATGGAACAAAGTAAAGAAGATGTGATTCCGTTTATAAAAGCCTATCAAAAAAAGAGCATACAATACGTTATTTGTACCGATATCTCTAAAGATGGCATGCTCGAGGGACCTTCAGTCGATTTATATAAACAAATCATTTCAGAATGTTCCAACAGCAGTTTAGGTCAGTCTATTAAATTAATAGCTTCGGGAGGAATTTCAACCATAGAAGAATTACCTGTTTTAAAGGCCATTGGTTGTGAAGGTGTTATCATTGGTAAAGCGATTTACGAAAACAGAATTACATTAAAAGATTTAGAAAAATATGTTTAA
- the hisC gene encoding histidinol-phosphate transaminase — protein sequence MNIQDLIRPTIKALKAYSSARDEFQGVTDNMVFLDANENPFENGVNRYPDPHQRHLKTILSEIKGISTKNILLGNGSDEVLDLIFRAFCEPNQDNIVILPPTYGMYEVLANLNAIGIKAVNLDDTFQPKVEAILNAADANSKLLFICSPNNPSGNSFDAKAMETLVSEFKGIVVIDEAYIDFSNEASWISKLDTYPNLIVTQTLSKAYAMAGIRLGICYASAEIITVLNTIKPPYNINELTQKKAIELLNIKNLAKNQIQDILKERSLMISQLESVSFISKIYPSDANFVLVKVDDATKRYNQLIEKGIVIRNRTTQPGCENTLRLTVGTPQENKILIDTLKSI from the coding sequence ATGAATATACAAGATTTAATAAGGCCTACCATTAAGGCACTAAAAGCTTACTCCTCTGCACGCGACGAATTTCAAGGTGTTACCGATAATATGGTGTTTTTAGATGCTAACGAAAATCCTTTTGAAAACGGCGTAAACCGCTATCCCGATCCGCATCAAAGACATTTAAAAACTATACTTTCTGAAATTAAAGGCATTTCAACAAAAAATATCCTTTTAGGTAATGGTAGCGACGAAGTTTTAGATTTAATTTTTAGAGCATTTTGTGAGCCTAATCAAGATAATATTGTCATTTTACCACCAACCTATGGTATGTATGAGGTTTTGGCAAATTTAAATGCCATAGGCATTAAAGCGGTTAATTTAGATGATACTTTTCAACCTAAAGTAGAGGCTATTTTAAACGCAGCAGATGCCAACAGTAAGTTGCTTTTTATTTGTTCGCCAAACAATCCGTCTGGGAATAGTTTCGATGCTAAAGCTATGGAAACATTGGTTTCAGAATTTAAAGGTATTGTGGTTATTGACGAAGCTTATATCGATTTTTCAAACGAAGCCAGCTGGATTTCTAAATTAGATACCTACCCTAATTTAATTGTAACGCAAACCTTGTCTAAAGCCTATGCTATGGCAGGTATTCGTTTAGGTATTTGTTATGCTTCAGCAGAAATAATAACGGTTTTAAACACCATAAAACCACCTTATAATATTAACGAATTAACTCAGAAAAAAGCCATAGAATTATTAAATATTAAAAATTTGGCTAAAAATCAAATTCAGGATATTTTAAAAGAACGTTCGCTCATGATTTCGCAGTTGGAATCTGTGAGTTTTATTTCAAAAATATATCCTTCTGATGCAAATTTTGTTCTTGTAAAAGTTGACGATGCAACAAAACGCTACAATCAACTTATCGAAAAAGGCATTGTTATAAGAAATAGAACAACACAACCGGGCTGTGAAAATACCTTACGTTTAACCGTTGGTACACCCCAAGAAAATAAAATATTAATAGATACCTTAAAATCTATATAA
- a CDS encoding membrane protein: MRKGILALAFLFTIAVVFTGCRDKKTPEEKIENAIDELNDEAEEVSDEVKDAIDDVKEEIEEAKEDAE, from the coding sequence ATGAGAAAAGGAATATTAGCACTCGCTTTTTTATTTACTATAGCTGTAGTTTTTACAGGTTGTAGAGATAAAAAAACACCCGAAGAAAAAATAGAAAACGCTATAGATGAACTTAATGATGAAGCCGAAGAAGTTTCAGATGAAGTTAAAGACGCTATAGACGATGTAAAAGAAGAAATTGAAGAGGCTAAAGAAGATGCCGAATGA
- the hisG gene encoding ATP phosphoribosyltransferase: MSVLRIAVQKSGRLHDESMELLKDIGISIDNGIDQLKASARNFPVEVFYLRNGDIPQYLKDGVVDAAIIGENVLIEKGEGINVAEKLGFSSCRVCIAVPKTMEYKSIKDLDGKRIATSYPHTVQMYLEEQGIKANLHIINGSVEIAPNIGLADAICDIVSSGSTLFKNNLKEVEMILKSEAVLAVSPILDEEKQAILDKIQFRIKSVLKGRNSKYVLLNAPNDKVNDIISVLPGMKSPTVLPLAEEGWSSIHSVISKNQFWDVIDDLKARGAQGILVCPIEKMVL, translated from the coding sequence ATGAGTGTATTAAGAATTGCAGTGCAAAAATCAGGTCGTTTACACGACGAATCGATGGAACTATTAAAAGACATCGGAATTTCTATCGATAATGGAATTGATCAATTAAAAGCTTCAGCTAGAAACTTTCCTGTAGAAGTTTTTTATTTAAGAAATGGCGATATTCCGCAATATTTAAAAGATGGTGTGGTAGATGCTGCCATTATTGGAGAAAATGTATTAATTGAAAAAGGTGAAGGAATAAATGTGGCCGAAAAACTAGGATTTTCTTCTTGTCGCGTTTGTATTGCAGTGCCTAAAACCATGGAATACAAATCTATTAAGGATTTAGATGGTAAACGCATTGCCACATCGTATCCGCATACTGTGCAAATGTATTTGGAAGAACAAGGCATCAAAGCAAATTTACACATCATTAACGGGTCTGTTGAAATTGCACCAAATATTGGTTTAGCCGATGCTATTTGCGATATTGTTTCCAGCGGAAGCACCTTGTTTAAAAATAATTTGAAGGAGGTTGAAATGATTTTAAAATCGGAAGCTGTTTTAGCTGTTTCACCAATTTTAGATGAAGAGAAACAGGCCATACTTGATAAAATTCAGTTTAGAATTAAATCTGTTTTAAAAGGAAGAAATTCTAAATACGTATTGTTAAATGCACCTAACGATAAAGTTAATGATATTATTAGTGTTTTACCAGGTATGAAAAGCCCAACCGTTTTACCATTGGCAGAAGAAGGTTGGAGTTCCATTCACTCGGTTATTAGTAAAAACCAGTTTTGGGATGTTATCGACGATTTAAAAGCCAGAGGTGCTCAAGGTATTTTGGTTTGTCCTATTGAAAAAATGGTACTTTAA